GATGCCTTAACATAAGACAAACTAGTGAATCTCTGGTGTCATACATGTCACATGTCTCCAGATCCCATGGGACCAGAATCCAGAGGCACTGGCCAAGTGGGCTGAGGGTCGCACCGGTTTTCCCTGGATTGACGCCATCATGACCCAGCTGAGGCAAGAGGGCTGGATCCACCACCTGGCCCGACATGCCGTTGCCTGCTTCCTCACCAGGGGAGACCTGTGGATCAGCTGGGAGAGCGGCATGAAGGTAGGCCGGGACTGCTTTAAATGAAAAGGCTGGTGTGTGACAGGTGGAGAACGCGTAACCCTGCAGCATCTGACATTTCCCGTGTGTCCCTGCAGGTgtttgaggagctgctgctggatgcaGATTGGAGTGTAAACGCTGGCAGCTGGATGTGGCTGTCTTGCAGTGCCTTCTTCCAGCAGTTCTTCCACTGCTATTGTCCCGTCGGCTTTGGAAGGAGAACAGACCCTTCAGGAGACTACATCAGGTAGACTTAACACTGATACTCCTACCACACTGTATCATTTTCCATATTAAATCTCAGTGAACTCAGGCATGTTTCCTCTGTGTAATCTGACTGGATATGCTTGTAAATGTCAGTAGCGAATAGGATTAGCGTTCTAATGATTTCTGTTGCAACGTCCTGCAGGCGTTACATCCCCATCCTCAAGGACTACCCGAACCGGTACATCTATGAACCGTGGAACGCCCCAGAGTCAGTCCAGAAGGCAGCCAACTGCGTGGTGGGAGTAGATTACCCCAAACCTATGATAAACCACGCAGAGGGCAGCAGGCTGAATATCGAGAGAATGAAACAAGTTTACCAGCAACTCTCCCATTACAGAGGACTCAGTAAGTCAACACTCAAGACTGACCTGTACATGATTAACTTCTCTGTCGTTaccacagctgctgttgttttcaggGAGCACTATGACCAAAGGGAGGCGTGCCCTCATGTCTCATCCAAATCAAACAGATGCAGAACAGGACCAGCGAAcgctccttctccttccttttttgCCATTCTTGACACGATGGTCATGGCTTGCCTTAATTTGCTTCCCTTTCTTGTTGTACTCTCTGGACAAAATCATAAAGAGATACGTTTGCAGTAACAATGATTCATTGATAAGAATGTTTAATAGTAATAGGGCATATGAAACAAGTCTCTAACAGTGGGTGAGTTAAGATGTGATGTATAGATTAGATATACATTTTTACACGTGTTATTTGGACTTGAAGTCAATTTAGCAATTGTGTATAGATACACCTATCAGTAGGTAGGAGAATTATATtacagcgctgtgtgtgtgtgtgtcaggtctACTAGCATCAGTACCAACAATCCAAGAGGAGGCAGAGCCACCAATGACCGATGAGTCCCAGACCAGCAGTGGCCCTGGTAGGAGGAAACCCAGAAGCAAGATCTTTATTTTCCCTCTGAGGAGCTACAGAGTATTATCAGAATTGATGCTAACGTCCTTGTGTCACCGTCAAACTCTCACTGTGCCCACTTTTCTCTCACATTATCCTAGACTCTCCTCCCAGAGGTCCTGCTGACAGTGAAGCAGCTGGCTGCTCTACAGCCCCTGACTCGTCCACAGTTTGTGCATCCTCCACCTATCCCTCAAATCCAGACCTGGAGGAGGCAGCATACAATTACCCCTCCCAGACACCCTGCACCTCCTTAAACTCATGCACACATCCCTTTGCAGCCATTACATCTACGTGTGCCACCCATCCTCCacccacagcagctcctccctCACCAGCCCAGAGCCCCCTGTCATGGTCCAAaccctcctcctcgtcctcttcatGTCCCACCGTATCCCCGTCCCCGAGTCCAGCCACGCCCATGACTCAGCCTTCCTCTCTGGGACCAAGACGGAAAGGCCTCACTCGCAAGGTCCGACGCACCCAGAGGCAACGAGGGCGACAGATCTGCACTCCAGCGACcagggagggagacaggagatcagaggaggaggagagggaggaagcaggcggggaggagaagatggaggaggatgtTGAGCAGGACgaggagaaaatggaggagGAGACGTCTGGAGAGACAGCAGGACATCAGCAGTGAGGTACAGTGAGGCAATGCCTGCAACATTTCCCTTTATCAGTGATTGACGATCTGGATTATCAGAGTACTTTCCAAGTAgttaaaactgcattttcttgTCTGGCTTCTCTTTCAGGTGCAGTTCAAAAGAAGTCCTCCAAATCCAACCTGGACTCATGAAGACATACGAGAGACAGAGCTCTGGATACGCGGACAAGATAAACATATATAAGCATGCAAACGACACAAGTGGAACCAGTACAAAAGCATTTTACTCACATCTACTCCAAATACAACAAGCATTAAAATAATAGTAGGtccttaaaaataaatgaaccattttgacattttagagTCCAGAATTTCTGCAAATGATTCAAAAATAATTCTTAATTGAGGAAATTGTTCCTCTAAAAAGAAGTTAAGATGAGTAATGAGTAATCCTCTCTTGTGCAGTtccatctgacacacacagacacacacacacacagaataaggAGCAGCACAGTGTACACACCATATCCACATTGAACCCGTACAGTGTTGCCGTCAGCAGTAGCACCTTTCCGCTTGTCCTCTTGCTTCTACGAATGTCCTCTCTTTAGAAGCAAGGTAGTGTAGGAGCCTGAAGGTCACCTGCCAAAACACACTgtcctgtctctgcagcagacgctcgctgctgctgttctgtgttcTGGGAAAGAAAAGTAACTCAATGTCATTTGATAAAGCAgtgtattttgacattttgcagtAATGATTTTGCATAACTGTGGTTTATGAGATTTAATAAGTTGTGGGTGACAACAGAGTCCCAGAGTGACAATCTAAACCTGTTCATTGTGGGTCCTGGCCAGGCCAAAAACTGACTATTGTTCTTATTTAGAGGCAGACAGGAACATTGGTAGAGCTTCAGACTGATTTCCTGACCTTTAGTGAAATGTAATAAACTTCACTTTATGTTGTAGCTCCCTTCAGTGTACAGCTGTGGATGGTTTGGGCGTGCTTTCAAATGGGATCTGACCATCtgacttgtttttttaaaaaaagaaaaaaaaaaaaaaagcctgggACAGGGAACTGGAGGGTGTTGGCTTGGGTTCAGACCTTTGATCCTGCCCACTCCATTGAGTTTACTGATTTGTCAGGCATCATGACATGAAACAGCGGTTTCTCATCTGAAAAAGAGATTGATCCAGTGAGACAGTTAGCCGAACCGTTAGCCAATCAGCAGCACGGGCGGAAGGAGTAATAACAACAATGGCAACTGCTGTAGTCGAGATAGATGCTGCTGTCAAGGCTGTTCTTTGCCCGACGTCGTAGTTAGTTTTTACTTTGCTCTGCTCCTCTTAAATCTCCGGCAAAGCCAGTGTGTTGGCATGGCTACGCATCAGTTTAAAATGCTGTTAGATTCAAGCAGATACGTTGGTCTGTAGTGACTGGGTAGAGATGACTGAATCCCCCTCCCCACAGAAATCGGTTAGAGTGGACGCAACATCGGATTGAAGGTGGAAACAGAGTGTAATGAGGTGACAATTCTGTCTAATATCAGGCAACGAGGGTATTTCTGTTCACATGGCCCTGAGGATTTTGTTCAGgacattttcctgcttttactATATTAAAGAACCTGATTGAAATtctacattttaatatgtaagTGCCCGATGGGAATGTTTTGGGAAATATCTGGTATTTTTGCCAATAGCAGTGAAGATGTTAGTAACAGGGAACATAACATTTTTTATAGTTCACTGGTTCACCTCCCTAAATCGTAAAGTCCCAGCCTGTTTTAGGAGGGTCACACATCTCTGAAGGTAGAGcacatttcaaattaaacaatCTAAATTAAGAGGCTAAAGCAAGACCTTCTGTGCACCTTtaatctgaaaaacacacaagttgTTGCATTTGCCACATTTTTCTGTGGCAATTGAAATACTGCTTGTGTGGACTGAATGTAGAGGAAAGAACTGGTGTGTTGTTCTACCCATACACAGTATTTATCAGAGTTTGTATATGAAATATGTAAAACTGTAACCTGTCTGTTTTACTAATGGTCTGATTTAAAGGGGTTTCGCAAAgccttctgttttgtttctgcctgGCTGTTACCAAAAgtgtccactagagggcagcagaaGTTGCAAATTCTGCACATGGTCAGTGAACTAATAAGACTTATATAAGTTACTTATATAAGTTGTAAATTTACGAGGGCTCAAACTAAAGATTATTTTGATAAAACTTTAACCTGATGAATATATTCTGTATTAACCAACTAATAACTGTtctgtaaaatatcacaaaattgTGAAATCGGCCCATTATCATTGCTTAGAGTAGAGAGAAGCAGTCACTTCTCACATCAGAAAAGGTAGAACCAGCAAATTAGTGAGCCATTTTTGATTGATAAATTACCAAATAATTgtttgattatcaaaataattgcacattcattgtctgtctgtcagctagTCGAATAATTGTCTCAAAAAATAATGTAACGTACAGCCCACTTTCACTTCTCGGTCCCAAATTGTCTTTGTAAAAGTTGTTACCTGTTAAAGTctactgtctttttttctgattaaaTCAGCTAATACATGTTCTGTCAGAAAACTGTCGATACACAATCTTGAATTCATAGTGTTTACAAGAAATTAAATCCAATCCTGAAACAACCAGTTAAGGCTACTTCTGGAGGAGccgtgcattttttttttaattggagCATTTTCTGGTTGGATCAGGATGTTTCAGAAAGTGACATTTCCTCTTCACCACTTGTGTTGAAACCTCAGGGTTTTCTTTCCCCTACTTCAAACCTGTGCAGAATGAGCAGGCCACAGTAGCAGTTTGCCTTTGTGAAACCCCCCTCAGTGTTGCCTGGATGGGTCGAAGTTTCCCCAAAGAAGGATGCTAGATTGTTAAGGAGATAAAACTCACGGCCTGTGCAGGCATGGTACTGTTGGTGTTAAAGACAAGTGGGAACTGTGAAGTTTGAATCCTAGAAGGTAAAAGGACAGATCAGCCACTTCAGCCTCTCAAGGCTAGACGGCCAAACCGCGGGCCAGGAGAGCTCACAGTTCCCACTTAGgctgaacacaacacaagccCTCGTCAGACGCTTGTGTTTTGCTGTACATTCCAACTAACAACAGTATGATGTCTGTCTGAGACCTGTGGGCTCCATggatatttatttgttttgtattgtacaaaaagagtttattttcattaaaattgcTGAAGGAATTGTGATTGAAATGggacttcatgttttttttttaagttagcAAATAACACATtcatatgttaaaatgaattCATGTGAGTGGGAAAAACCAATTACAGTCAGTCTACTCAGTTTTCCAAAATGTACAACTTTGATTTGATAAACTTGTTCTTGGTTTTATTGCACATGCTTTACCCTGATGGAGCCATTCTTCAGTCAAACCCTGCATCACTTTTAGGAAGGAAACATTTAAATCCTGAATGTCTGAATCCAAGTTTCTGATTTCGAGACTCTGTTCATGATATTTAGGAAATGCTCTAAGCTCCATCCATGTTTACTTAACGTTAGAGCTATCCAGGGTTTGGACaaccaaacaacaaagaaaaatctgcaAGATTTTGAGTGCAAGCACTATTAAAAACATCCGCAGGTCTCTTTCACCAACCGCTACACCAATCTCATGCTGTAATGTCACACAACTGAATCTTTACTGTTCATCAGACTGCAGGACACTCAAACTCAGCGGAGCTTTTTGCTGCAGTATGAAATAAAATTGCAATGGTCAGTAAGGGATGTCATCGCTGTACACAGATGTGTAATGAAATTTTGAGCCAGCAGTTTGTCGTGTAATTGAGTCTAAATTTAGCATGCAAGTGTCCCTACATAATGGGGCAGGTTGCGCCTATACCTCATTTTTATTCCTATTTGGAGCTAATAAACATCCATTTTTTTAACCATCTTCTCTTCCCTAGGATGTGTTGCCTTACATTgttaataatatataatatgtgGTAGttggggctgcacagtggcgcagcaggtagtgcgcatgcctcacagcaacaaggttcccagttcgattcccaggtcaggtctttctgtgtgaagtttgcatgttcttcctgtgcatgcgtgggttctctccgggcattccagcttcctcccacagaccaaaaacatgctcattaggttgattggtgactgtaaaattgcccctaggtgtgagtgtgaatggttgtgtgtttgtgccctgcgatcgactggcgactagtccagggtgtaccccgcctctcgcccgttgacggctgggataggctccagcaccccccgcgagggatatgcggtatagaaaatggatggatggatgtggtagttgttttatatatatataacatatatgTTAATATAGTGGAATTATAAAGCCTGCTTAATGATGAGTTACTGGCAATGGGCAAAGAAGATGCAGCACTTGAAAACTTATTTTGAGGCAATGGGTCACTTGAGGTAAAGTCACACCTGCTggccacagaaaaaaaaaaacatgttttagttTTACTGGGTAACTGAGAAGTTCTGGTGAGGTTCATCGTACTGTACAGATGGCAGATCGTGGTTCTCCACTCACAAGAACCATCATCAGGTGCTTCGCACTGGAAATTTTGAAGGACGCCAGGCGGAAAAGCCTGGTTAATGCTGAGAGGGCCCTAATGCCTGGATCAGACTACACGATTCCAGCCCGattttgagatgattttgtCTTGGCCGACTAATTACCAGTGTCGCGGCTGATCATAAATGGCAATAGGACGTCTATATTCGTGTAGTGTGACATGCTGAACGCTCTGTGGTGCCCGGTCTGGGATGCCTCACAACATCCAgatgaaaagttttttttcttggctcACCTACTGTGACATCTCCCGCAACATGTTCCGGAGCactgaccaatcaggtgctTTCTGCAGAGTGCAATCAGGACAAACATggcaaacaggaagaggagagatgcTGAGGTTGCCGCTGTCGGGTGGGACAATGAAGGAAAAGTTCACTGAGCTGTGGCATCGGTACCCCCACCTGTCTGATGTTTCCTCAAGGGAGTACCATGACCAAGTCTAATAAGACAAATGTTGGCAAGAAATAGAGGAAGCACTTCATCAGCCAGGCGAGCAGCTGGCTGTGCCCTCATAACATTATCCTCAGTTCTAATTGCAGGAATATGCTTATCATCACTTGAGTAGCATATAGTTAGCCAGCTAATAACTCCAGATTGAAGTTTAAAGTAGCCTGTTTGCTACTTGTAGAATAAATaactatggaaataaaataaCTATATGTGAAATTTGGTGTACTTGTTGTAGTTGTTATCCAGATGCTACCCagtagatgtataaataatgaccaAATGGgcctcttgcatttgctttaATGTTATAGCGCACGGAGCAGAGTGTAGATACACTTCTGGGACGTTTCTGCACGGTGGAACTGCACTCGTTGACGAGAATGGCAGCAGTCAGCTCCATCATATGCATCACGGATGTTAGGTGCCCAGTGGACATTatggattttgtttgtttatttttattttattattattattattatttttttacttcAGCAAATATTTGTGATTTTCACCTGCAGATGAAGATAAAGTTATTTGCACAGAGCAATTTGCAGTAGGGATGGgctttatttttcatcagtttgtgGAAGCCGGCTTCAGATATTGGTTCACTTCCACGAGTGGCCAGCAGAGGTCGCCAGACCGAAACAAACATCCTGTTGTTAAGCACAAACTAGCATCACCTCAGTCTTGTTGCAAGGCATGATGCTGTTTCAGTGCATAATCTAATGTTTAGGACACGGTTCAATTTAGTGTCATTTGTAACTTTGCAGTGACAAAATCAAGGCAAATAAAGCTGCTTTCAAACTTATTTGCCATCTTTATCTTCACCACCTCACATTATTCACATATGAGTTGGCAACTGCAAACTACATATCCCATGTTCTTTGTGACAGATAAGCCTATGTCACATAGCTACATAATGTTGACGGTGTTAGTGGATGACAGGCCAGATGTAGGATTATGTGAATGTGGATTCAAATCTGTATATAGTTTTTACGAGTTTCTGAATATGGAAACAGCACACTGATACTGAAGAGCAACAGGTTCAGCCGACGGAAGCGTCCACCCCCATACACAGTGCAGATGACAGTGCAGATTAGTGGGTACACAGTCGTCACAGTGTGACTTCATTACTCTCTGTGCTCAATGACCCACAGCAGTTTTGTTGATATGGTCATTTAACCACGGCCACACATGCGTAAAAATGCATAAACAATGTGGTTCAGTATTTTTCCATCATGAGAGATTCATTACAAAGCAAAACAGATATAAGAcataaaacagtttgtttgtttttttttttacttctcaCACTGGGTCAGTTTCGCATCCATGCACGTTCAGacagtttgtttttacattaaaaaccaaaaacagaaataccatggtttttcatttttcgttttgaagaaggaaaaaaaggttgACCGCTGATATGAAAGTACAAGTAAATagatcaaaataaaagccatgaGGATATGGTCATATCGTTAGCGCGCTAATGTGCTAGTCACGACTAGCATTTGACTTTTAACACACaatgtttttgtgaaaaaatacacacacagaggtataTTTACCTTGTGCAGGTTGAAAACATGTCCATGACCAATTGGTAAAATTCTTCATCCACCAAAGTAATGGGCATAATGTCTCTCCAGCAGCTTTTACATCCTTTGCTTCCTATCTGTAGTCTAACTAGCACTTGGCTTCACTCTACGGGGTTCCCGCCCCTCTACCTTTCCCATTGGCCTGatgaattgattgattgaacaACCAATGCAAGTTCGTCCTAATACTCTACAGTTGTTAGGCCTAGGCCACAGTTTTATGAAGCTTCTTTGTTTTATCTTCATTCTGTAACTTTGTACTTAGAACAACTACAAGTAGGATATAATAAAATACTTGGTTTGATGGCAGTAGTCACACTTGGTGTCCTGCCATGCTTGAACTGCACTAAGCATAGCAATCAAAGTCTAGTTCAATGAATCAAGCCAGGCAGTAATGCAAACCCACAATGACAGGATGAAAAGGATTAAATACACATGTACTCgtaagtcagtcagtcaatgtCTGTATGTCCTGATAGCCAGCTGCATTTAGGTGTGCATTAGTATAGATATCACgccattaaaaataataataaaaattctactttctgtttttctttgttcttcacCTCATGAGCATatgcagaaatattttttttatttatttttgtctttttattttatattgtgCAAAAGCTACCAAACTTAGTTTGGAGTTTCATTAACAGGGAAAATCTGCAATAAGCTGTGTGCCTCCTCACGGGCGCGTATGATGACTGAACCTTGTATGTAGGTGAACTTCTCCTGACAGATCACATCTGGCGAGTCCTGTCAGCTCTTTTTTCAAGTCTTTCCTAAAACCTCACCATAACCCGCTGTTTGATTTTGACTTGTACGTCACCAAATGCAATGGGAACGTTTTCCACGCCATTAAACCTGATTCGTTCCAGTTTCGCCCACAACTCCTCCGCCACCGCTCCCCAGACTTTCCAAATAAAACGGATCCAGCTGTGTGCGGCTGTGCGCCACCGGTGCGTCACACGGCTCCGCTGCTCGGTCGACGGGCACACTACAGCTtctcagagggaggaagagaaggaaagcTATCGGTATCATGCTGCTGTCGATACCTTTGACTTTATGCTTGTTGTGGGCGAGCGGCTGCGCGGCGCGGAGCGGCGCGGTGATCCTGCGGGACGCCATGGAGCGCAGTCCGCTCAGTCTGAACGATATGTTCcgagaggtggaggagctgatggaggacacCCAGCACATACTGGAGGAGGCTGTGGACCAGGTCTGCGTCATATTTTATCCATTCATGCAAGGGCAGTGTTGTATTTGTCAGTGGAGAAAGCTCTTGCAATTTATCTGGTAGCCTGTTTTATTATACATCTAGTTTATTGTAATGTTGGAAAGAGTCAGTGTCAGTCTGGGTCAAGTCACTGGTCAGCTTCATTTTGACTACCAGGCGTAGGTATGTGTTGCAACGTTACACATAGTTTCCATGTCTGCTTTATGTGTGAGAGACACCATGCCTGAATACTATTAATAGTTCTCATAATGAAAGTAGCTGcccaaaatgttttcaagtcAATTCAAGTACAGGTAATACTGAGCAACTTTACGCCCATATGGCTTATTATGGCACTATGCATTATGGCATTATGGCATTATGGCATTATGGCAATTATGGCACCCCTCATggcttatttttatttttctattctctttaattttttttctttctttcttaccctctttctttgaaatgtattttctatttatgattttaatgtattttgatgcttctgtaaagcactttgaattgcctggtgtatgaattgtgctatacaaataaatttgcctttgcctttgccATATGTGTCACTTTAAACACCAGCTTCTTTTTGGC
This sequence is a window from Chaetodon trifascialis isolate fChaTrf1 chromosome 10, fChaTrf1.hap1, whole genome shotgun sequence. Protein-coding genes within it:
- the LOC139337406 gene encoding cryptochrome-2-like; the encoded protein is MVVNSVHWFRKGLRLHDNPTLQEALNGADTVRCVYILDPWFAGAANVGINRWRFLLEALEDLDSSLKKLNSRLFVIRGQPTDVFPRLLKEWKVTRLTFEYDPEPYGKERDGAIIKMAQEFGVETIVRNSHTLYNLDRIIEMNNNSPPLTFKRFQTIVSRLELPRRPLPPITQQQMDKCHTKIADNHDQLYSIPSLEELGFRTEGLPPAIWQGGESEALDRLNKHLDKKVWVANFEHPRVNMCSLYASPTGLSPYLRFGCLSCRVLYYNLRELYMKLRKRCSPPLSLFGQLLWREFFYTAATNNPNFDRMEGNPICVQIPWDQNPEALAKWAEGRTGFPWIDAIMTQLRQEGWIHHLARHAVACFLTRGDLWISWESGMKVFEELLLDADWSVNAGSWMWLSCSAFFQQFFHCYCPVGFGRRTDPSGDYIRRYIPILKDYPNRYIYEPWNAPESVQKAANCVVGVDYPKPMINHAEGSRLNIERMKQVYQQLSHYRGLSLLASVPTIQEEAEPPMTDESQTSSGPDSPPRGPADSEAAGCSTAPDSSTVCASSTYPSNPDLEEAAYNYPSQTPCTSLNSCTHPFAAITSTCATHPPPTAAPPSPAQSPLSWSKPSSSSSSCPTVSPSPSPATPMTQPSSLGPRRKGLTRKVRRTQRQRGRQICTPATREGDRRSEEEEREEAGGEEKMEEDVEQDEEKMEEETSGETAGHQQ